The Apium graveolens cultivar Ventura chromosome 10, ASM990537v1, whole genome shotgun sequence nucleotide sequence TTATCATAAGGGGGAGATTAGAGAGTTCTACAACAAATGGGGGACGCACCGGCTTCTTTAATTCCATTACATTAAGACCTGGAGATTTTTGTGGTGAGGAACTGCTGGCATGGGCTTTGCTTCCAAAATCAACTAGCAACTTGCCATCTTCAACTAGAACAGTCAGAGCACTGGTTGAAGTGGAAGCTTTTGCATTACGAGCTGAAGACCTCAAATTTGTGGCCAATCAGTTCAGGCGCCTCCATAGCAAGAAGCTTCAGCATACATTTCGGTTCTACTCCCACCATTGGAGAACATGGGCCGCATGCTTCATTCAGGCTGCCTGGAGACGCCATAAGAGGAAGATGATTGCAAAAGACCTTCTTGCACTCGAGTCATTTAATTTGAGTGAACAAAGTCTTGATGAGGCTGATGAACAAGAGGATGAAGAAGACAAGTCTGGCAGTTTAAAAAATTCTCAGGCAAAAATGAACCTTGGGGTGACAATATTGGCATCAAGATTTGCTGCAAATACCAGGAGAGGGGCTCAAAGAATTAAGAATGTAGGGTTGCCTAATGTACCTAAGAAACCCGAAGAGCCTGATTTTTCTGGCGAACCCGACGATTAGTTTCCTCTCACTAGTTATAATGTATATATAATACAAGGTTACCAGAACTGAAACTTATTCTAGACTTGTAGTTATATTTCACAACTGTATTCCCAGACCTCATTTCCACTGTTTAGGTACATGACCTTCCATTGGTGAAAAGGTATATTATTAGAAGGGTGGCGCAAAGCGACAGCCTTTTCAGTCCATGAAAGTTATGTGTAATTGAATCTGATCCTGTTTCTGCAACTGTTAACAGACAGTTTGCAGTAAATTCCAGAACCAAGAATGTGATAATGTAAccaacttatctttttctcaatatTAATTAGTCATCTTCATTTGTGCTTAAAATTATTCAACTTTATTTAGCATTTCTGGTAGTTATTTAACAATGCTCGGGTAATAATTACCAAATTAGAGCTACTTGCTAGGAAAAAACTGCACCAAAATGTGAACTGGGCTGCCAACCATACTTCTTTAGATAAATTTAGTCGAAAGGTTATAAAATGTGAAAAAACAGCACCAAAAAGTGAACTAGAATGCTAGTGCTGGTGTCTGCAGGTGTAAGACAGGAAAGAGATCAGAGTTCCAATTATGCCAAATTCCACTCAGCTTCGACCACCCAACACTACCTTTTCTGATGCTAATATTTCGCTCGTAGGAGAGATTATAAGCATTAACCTAATAAAAACAAATAGTGCACCAAGCGATTTTATCAAAAAACAGAATATTGTCTTAATGTATGTAGCTATAATAATATTAGATCGTCAAGTCACATAAAAGCGTTGCATAGTAATAAGTAACAAGTAGACCAAGGTCCACCAGCATGCCAGAAATATTGCGCAACTCAAAAATTCCGAGTTACATTTTTTTAGCATTTTAGTAATGCATCTTCAGAATGAATCGCAATACATGCTTTCCAAAATAACACCTACTACTCGTCATCTTTGTATGGGTACTCCTCGGGGACTTGTTTTAGAAGTTTTAAGCGTAATTCAAAAGCATCATCTCCTCTAAGCATATCTCGAACCCATGTGATTTCTGTCTTCATTGACACCTAAAATGGCAGAAAAAGAAGCAGACATAAATTGGTCTACCAATAATCCTGAGGCCTTGGCATATCAACAAAATGTAATGAGGACAAGATAATACACATGTAAGTCTACAAAATGATCTGATATCATCATAATAATCTTTAATACTCTAAATGTACAAATAGAATATGCAATAGCTTGAAGACTTACAAAGTTTGCTCTACTAATAATCCCTGTAAATATTTTATCATTCGGGTTTGGTATATGATTAAACATTGTTTAACTGATGTTTACAGAAAGAGGAAAACTGCACTTATGAAATAGCGTTATAATATTTACACAGCATGTATGTACATCTGTTATAAGTGACAGATCAGGAAGCTCAACAACTCTGCATACAACTTCCTTATAGTTTATAGTATCTACTTGTTATGAATAGCGGTTGGAAAATGACTTACCATCTCTAGAGCTCCTCTAACAACTCCGCTTAAGATGTTGCAATAGTAAAGACCTTGACAAGTATCAGGAAGCTCGACAAAGTCTACCAGTGGGTTATCCTCTAATATAATACTGCAAGTTGTACCCTCAGCATCCCAATTAGTGACAGATGCAGTGACCCCTAAAAACATTTTGAAACCAACCTGTTCATATACCAAATCGGAATTGCATGTAAGAAATCGATCAATACAGTATAGGATCAACTGCTCCTATGTAAAATGTAAAGTTGATGACAAGAAATGTTTAATACTTCGGGAAAAAGCTTGAAAGCTAGACTAGTGATTTGATAAAGACTATGTATAAATCGTAACTTAATATACTTATAATTTAGACATTTAAACTAGTGGAGCATGCCATACGAGGATAACTCCGAGAAGCTCAAATAAATTAACACAGAGCAAGTTGTTTCTTAAAAAAGAAACGTGGAGCGACTTCAAAAAAAGGAACATGGAGCGAGTTATTTCTTTATAAAATTTCTTAGTTGACGTGTTTGTAATTTTTATTAAGGTGCATATATTAGCGAATCAACTTGCTTCCAGAGCAGCCAATCACAAAAGAGACAAAACATCGCAACAAGTAAagatcacacacacacacacatgttATACAGACATAAGACACCATAAATAATTCATAAGGGCGGCACTCATCTATTTCCTGTTTTCAATCATTGGAATAGAAAAACATCTTCCGAATTAAAGAAGCAGAATACTAAATATCTGCACGAGTCGGATGTACCTAGACTATCTGTTGATTCGTATCCATCCCATTGTAATAAAGTACATGTACTCACGTATACCCAATCATAACTAAACACACATTTTGTCAAGTAACATCGCGTTCATCATTAATCGCTACCCTCTCCACATTAACAGCTATAAACACCACAAACCATAATAATCCACAATATCCCCAAAAAAACATACATACCTCAAGATAAAACAGAATCCTATAATATCTCACAAAAACAACAATTTCAATACGATATCACGAACATTCCAATTGACAGTACAACAAAGCTTCAAAAAAGGTACCTTGGCAATAACATCAGCAGTCTCCTTAAAATCGACACAAGTGGAGACATTCGATTTAGCAAGAAACTCATCGATCAAACGAATCCCGATATTATAACCCCtataaaacacacacatacaCCAAAACACACACTCAATTACATTAAATTACATCAAATTATATAATCAAATTacataattaataacaaattaaaaaaaGGAAAATACATTTGATCGAGCTGTTTGTTAACTTCATCGACCTCTTCCAGATCTGTGAGCAGTTGTCTCACAATTGCACCATATGTTAGAGTAAAAAGCTCAGCGTTCTGTATATAAACATCATAATAACACataataataaaaaatcaaatgattttaaaaatgacGAGTGAGTGAGTGAGTGAGTGAATCGCTTACAACTCGGTCGACGTTAGCGAAAATTGCATCGCCGGATCTGGGCGGAGGAGCCATCGATAAATAATAATCGATTGAAAATCAGAGGGGCCTTTTGATTTTGTAAATCTCGAACTCAAGTAGCTGTGTGTGATTTGTAATTGCTATTTTGTTATAGTGGGTCGGGTCGGTCGGGTCGGTCGGGTCGGATCCGGTGACAAACAaattgtttcaattttttttcttttgctaattattttggtaatttaaTTTTAGGTATTTCAAGAAATATAATTTATTTGGTAATTCAAATTGACGGTGTTGTTGACGGTGTTGCGGATAATGAGAATGCGTTAGTGTTGTAAGGATAATATTGATGATTGTCTCGTATTTGTCATTTTGTCTATGAGTTTGATAACATAAGCATTTTAATTTTAGAAAGGTGTACTTGTAATTACTTATGTAAATACAATCATGTACTCGAGTTTATCTCCTTCACattttttattttcataaatttgTCTCGTATATTCTTTTATTGTATTAGTAGTTGTCATTTGTGTTACTATGTAATTTTATCACACTCTTTTTTTTCATGCAATAAGTCTCCCTATTTTTTAGAATAGCAGCATGATCAGCGTATATGTTATCCTCCCTAGACACTGCTTCAAACGGTATATACTGagtatatttggtttgctttcattattctaaaatttatttACTGAAGCTTAACTAGAGACGCATAAAAAAACTCATCGGACCGGGTTTTATCCGGACTTTAAAAATTCCGGTTTTTTTTAAAACGGATCGGGTTGGGCTTTTCTAAAAATTTGGTCGGGCTGGGACGGGCCGGGTTTCCTAAGATATATAAGGCCTGTTTGAGGTCCGCTGGCCTGGCCAGATCGAGCCGAACCGGATTTAATCCGGACTTTTTATTTAGATATTAAAggctgagttctatggagtccacctttttgtcggagtcctcggagtccatctacgttcttcaaataaaatatattgtaaaacgtgttattttgcaaaacatgttacacaaatagcataacttcaacaaaatcatgcaaatctcatatatttacagtacaatatgtatgttctgcaacatgaacatttatgttctgcaaactaaacatattttgtagaataatatatttttgcaatgttctgcttgtaaaatgtatgcaatctacaagatttttaatagaatagtgatgtttgtcgaaaaataaaatgttttgcaatattttaagctatattttacttgcagaacatatatggattccgaggactccaattaaaaggtggactccatagaactttacttttaaaaaaatatattaatattttataactcgaattaTGGGCAGTTTAAATACCACAGaaaataatatcttgatataTCAGATAAAGTAGTTTAGAcaccgaaataaataattattttttaatataatatataaataatcatatcTACCTTAATTActtctaatattataatataagattttaaaaatcataaaaattattgtatattttcaaattttatattaaaattcgATTTTTTAATCGGGTTTTTCAAAAAGCCCGGGTTTTTATCCGGGCCGAATCAGGCTTTTTTTTATCCGGCCTTTTATCCGAGCTTTTTCGAGTTTCGGGTCGGGCCAAATTTTCGAGAAAAAGGAGGCCCATTTAAGATCCGCTGGCCGGGCCGAACCGGGCTAGGCTTTTCGGGCTTTTTTCCGGATCTGATTTCGGTCTTCGGATTTTTTGAACATCTCAAAGCTTAACTCTGTTAGAATCTGCTTGcattattattttattgataGTTTATAATCATATATTCTAAGCTAATATAATTTAGGGATTTTTCGAAAAATAGGCAAGTTCAAAGATAAATTTGTAAAACTAATATCAGTTTTTTTATAATTgcaataaaatattttttaattttttttgcaaaaataagATATTTGTTCAACTCAATGCAATTAGATGCAACTGGAAAAACTCAATACTGACCATTTGCATATATGGTTAATTTTTGCTACATAGTATTTTTCCAAATATTTTTTAGAAGATAGTTTAATTGCAAAAAATCTTAGAAAAATAGTCTTTTTGGTATTTTTTTATAATGGATAATTTATTCTTCAAACGAATTTGTTAAAAACATAATACATGTAAATATAACAAATTATTATGTAAATCTATATTATAATACTTACCAAATTTTATGTATCATGTATCTTCTTTATGAATAAATGCATTTTATGGGAATTTTATGGTTTATAAATTTACCAAAattgtatttataattattagtttataACTCGTGTAATATACTTATTTTCTTTAATATTGTATGTTTTTTATTCTAATTCGAattgaaaattattattatatcattaatttcaattaaatttataatgcgtattatttgaaatatttataatgttattttttatttaattaaatagaATTCCCCGTGTTAATTTAGGAAGAGAAAGATACTTGGTTatagaaaatagaaaaagtaATGTGTTTTAAGTGAAATAGTTAATTGATTAGTAATTAATAATTATAACATAATTATTCTATTTTATTGAATTGCTTGTGATATAATTGAAAAAGGAGTTATTTTAGTTGTAAAAAATAGAAAAGTTATTGTAGTTGAAAAAGAAATTTTGTATAGCGTGATATTTTTGAGGAGGTGTTTTAGTtgaaaaaaaatatgaaacaTAACATGTTGTAGATGAAAAAGGTAATTGatattttatttgaaaaaaaataagtGGTTAGTTATTAGTAATTATATATTGCTAATAAATGACAGAAATCGTTTAAGTtcttatattaaataataatatagatagtatatattttcaaaataaattaaTGTGTATATAAAATAATCTAAGGATTAACAACGTATAATTCGATTTTACTAGCCAAACAGATGCGACTTGTTATACCCAGTTTTGACATGGGTGCTAAACAGCCCCAACTGTAAAATAcgtaattttattttaatttatttattagatattaatttatttagataaatattttaaattataatatttcagaaattttttGTGCAAGTTATTAGAGTTGAGAAAAAAATGTTATTTGTGGAAAGAAGTATGGGAATAAATTAGAAAATCAAAATCCTTTTAGTTTAAGTATTTGTGtatatcacatattttatttttggaatttACTTGGAGAGGTTCTAAAATTTTAGGAGTAAGTTttaaaattacataattaaattCAAGGTTGATAGCCTATATAAAGACCCGTTAAATACGAATAAGAGACGACATAATTCGTGAAAAAGGTACGTTTTTCTTTGTACTTTTCTTCTGATATTAGTATACTATTATTGTGTGAATACTCTTACGTGTTAACTAATTACATGCAAACTTAAATCCATTGTTTTGTGAAATATTCGGCCATGCATTATTTGCTAAACTCTATCGTTTTGTTTAATTGTTGAACATATGTTACGTATGTTTGCTTGTAATCATGTTTCAGTTCATGagttttatattaaaaaattaaccTATGTTATATGTTTAATTAATTGTACTTTAATATATAAGGTCATTCAATTTAGGTTGAATTttgtatataatatatataattaaatgtGTCATGTATTGTTAGAATTCTATTGTTATGCGTGCACGATAATTAATAAATTGGTACAAGCATTCGGTACTTGACATAATCGCGTGTTTTGCTAAATTATTTATAGCCTTACCTGAAAATTTTACATCTTAAAATTTAGTTCGTGGTTAATGTGCTAAGTGAATTAAACCagttttttatataaatttattaatttcgGTCAACGTGAAATATAGGTTTGTTTAATATTTATTGGAAAAAGAGAATTAGTTTGATCGATTTATTGTTTAATTAATTTTAGTGGGCACTGGCGTGTGACAGTTTGTTTTGTTAAACTTTGCTAAATGGTTATTGACATTAACACTATTTAAGTTGTTATTGTTTCAAGATTCATAATTAATAATActttgtttatttataaaaattataggATTTTCTGGTGATTAATTTGAGTGTTCAGTTACATTTGATGTAAGTGACTTTTCGTTACTCACTTATTAAAtctattttataatatatttgttcgatttgatttccaaaattttGATATCGAAAATAGAatttagaaaatatattttttatggAATTTCCCCGGTCTTAGATTGCGCATCGAATTATAGAACCTGATCACAGGGTAGTGTGATACATAGAATATGGAACTAGTTTTACGCATGTTCCGGAACACATAGATGCCTTGTTGAGTTTGTCTTAACGAGGACGTAAACTAGCATCATCGAATCATCGAATATAGAGCCGTGCCGCTGGCATAGTGTGACCGTAATATAGAACTCTgggaataaaatatttttgttctGTTAAAGATTATTTGATTGATTTAGAAATTCAGAATTTTTGAACttatccaaaataatattttggAGCGGTCATACGATTGCTGGGCTTTGCAACTCATTGTTTTAATATATTTCAGGTTTCAGCTTTCGGAATCTAAGGATGTGAATTGTGTGGATTTTCATGATATTTGCTTTTGAATAAACATTATCGTTGTTATCGAATAAAAAATGAGTTATCTGCTAGACATTTATTATCGGATTTATGGAGCTGCGACTCTGATTTTATGATTTTGATTTAATAAGTTTGACATGTGCTTTGACTTTAGTGGGTATTTTGTTTATCGAATAAAGAATCTATTTTATTTAGGTTTTTgtatttagaattaatagtccgcaaaggcgggctgttacagttggtattAGAGCAGGTTGttcttcggagtgtattaggtatgggactagtacattccctaggatgcgATCTTGTAGACTATCATATAGGTTTTAGGAAATTATATTGGATTTAGGTATTTGTTTGTGTGATTATTTGATACGCTTgactttt carries:
- the LOC141688796 gene encoding uncharacterized protein LOC141688796, with the protein product MAPPPRSGDAIFANVDRVNAELFTLTYGAIVRQLLTDLEEVDEVNKQLDQMGYNIGIRLIDEFLAKSNVSTCVDFKETADVIAKVGFKMFLGVTASVTNWDAEGTTCSIILEDNPLVDFVELPDTCQGLYYCNILSGVVRGALEMVSMKTEITWVRDMLRGDDAFELRLKLLKQVPEEYPYKDDE